From the genome of Kwoniella bestiolae CBS 10118 chromosome 5, complete sequence, one region includes:
- a CDS encoding acetate kinase: protein MASYLLAINCGSSSIKGKLFGIPKSTSEPLDSQASLEVVNIGSKDEKVKIKITWEGDRGENLTEEGKSGDEVDYESLIPFLLDHLTSSAVNLKKEDIKYVTHRIVHGGAHTKGIIVTKEHEEALEEMDKLSEFAPLHNHHAVVAVRSCLNALPQHTSLMVFDTLFHASIPEEVYTYALPPPDRELAMPLRKYGFHGLSYASILQSMSQHLNKEAKDINLVVAHLGSGASACCIRNGESVDTTMGLTPLEGLIGGTRSGTIDPTAIFHLTANPAEGVDFKDYTVSKAEILLNKKSGLSALAGTTNFGTIISRLSYTSGCTKEEHDRAVLAYKVYLDRLMNYISQYLFKLLSTVGIENIDGIVFSGGIGEKGSKLREDVLERLQWLGVEVDKERNDGKNTGRVTEITTRESKIRGWVVETDEEGWSAKLARDEFGF from the exons ATGGCCTCGTACCTTCTAGCGATAAATTgcggatcatcatccatcaaaggTAAACTATTCGGTATACCCAAATCCACTTCGGAACCACTAGACTCGCAAGCTTCATTGGAGGTAGTGAATATAGGctcgaaagatgagaaagtaAAGATTAAAATCACATGGGAAGGGGATAGGGGAGAAAATCTTACGGAGGAAGGTAagagtggggatgaggttgatt ACGAAtctctcatccccttcttATTGGACCACCTTACTTCATCCGCTGTCAACCtcaagaaagaagatatcaaaTACGTCACTCACAGGAT TGTCCACGGTGGAGCCCATACGAAAGGAATCATAGTGACCAAAGAACATGAAGaagctttggaagagatggacAAGTTATCCGAATTTGCTCCTCTTCAC AACCACCACGCAGTCGTAGCCGTACGATCATGTCTCAACGCCTTGCCTCAGCACACATCTTTGATGGTATTTGATACACTCTTCCAC GCATCAATCCCTGAAGAAGTATATACCTACGCACTTCCACCACCAGATAGAGAGCTCGCAATGCCtttgaggaag TACGGTTTCCACGGTTTGTCATACGCTTCTATCCTGCAATCTATGTCCCAGCATCTGAACAAGGAAGCAAAGGATATCAACTTGGTAGTGGCTCATCTGGGTAGTGGGGCTTCCGCTTGTTGCATCAGGAATGGAGAATCTGTCGACACCA CGATGGGTCTCACACCGCTCGAAGGCCTTATTGGAGGAACGAGATCAGGTACTATCGATCCGACAGCTATCTTCCATCTGACGGCGAACCCTGCTGAAGGAGTGGATTTCAAGGATTACACCGTGTCGAAAGCTGAGATATTGCTGAATAA AAAATCCGGTCTCTCCGCCCTTGCAGGCACAACCAACTTCGGCACCATCATCTCCCGTCTCTCGTACACCTCGGGCTGTACCAAAGAAGAGCACGACCGAGCCGTCCTAGCCTACAAAGTCTACCTCGACAGACTGATGAATTACATCTCGCAATACCTGTTCAAGCTCCTTTCGACAGTCGGTATAGAAAACATCGATGGTATAGTATTTTCGGGGGGGATAGGCGAGAAGGGCTCGAAATTGCGGGAAGACGTTTTAGAGAGATTGCAATGGCTtggagtggaggtggataaAGAAAGGAATGATGGGAAAAATACGGGGAGGGTTACGGAGATCACGACGAGAGAGAGCAAGATTAGGGGGTGGGTGGTGGAgacggatgaggaggggtggagTGCGAAATTGGCGAGAGACGAGTTTGGGTTTTAG